The Phycisphaerae bacterium genome contains the following window.
GACGCGGGCGTCGTCGCCGTTCACGCCGTGCTGGTGGGGGAAAAGGTTGCTGAAGATGGACGCATAGGAGGCGGGGCTGAAGGGCGCGGCCGAAAAGGCGTTGTCGAAGATGCAGCCCTCGGCCGCAATGCGCTCCACGTTGGGCGCCGTGTCGCGGTGATAGCCGTAGCAGGGCAGGTGATCCGCTCGCAAGGAGTCGATGCAGACAATCAGGATGTTCGGGCGTTGGTTCATAGAAGTTCGAATGCTATCGTTTTCGCTTCACCAGGCTTCGATCGCGGCCAGGAATGTCAGGCCAGCCTTGATCAGGTTCCTCCCCCAAGCGTTCGGCGACGCAGTACCGCGAGGCCGTTGGGGCCGCGGTTTTCGTCCTTGAGGATCAGTTCATAGTTCTCCGCGAATCCGGGCAGGTCCGCCCATGTGGCGATGCTCGCCCAATCGGCGATGTAGCTGACGTTGCGCTTGACGACGTATTCCGGAGTCCGGCCCTCGGCGCGGTATTCGAGCGCCTCGGGATTGACCTTGCCGTCAAGATTGATGGTGCGGTCGTGGTAGAAACCGAGCGTTCCGGTCTGGACGGCGGCGACCCATTGGTCGGCCGGGACGTTTTCGCGGACCCAGTCAACAACCTGGAAGTGCATGTGCTGCTTGCCGTTGCGATAGATGCGGGCATTTAGAGCGATGGTCAGGAGCAGCGCGAATGAAAGGGCGACGATCGCGGACCGGGAGAGCGCGGGTGCGGGACGTCGCAGCCATTCCAGAAACAGACAGGGGAGGATAACGGCCGAAAGCGTGACCGCAGGAAACAGGTATCGACCCAGAAAGCAGGCCATCCCGAAGAAAAGGGCATAGAAGACGAAGAGGCCCGCGACGAACAGGGCGAGTATGGCGATGCCGGGGGAGAATCTTGCAGTCAGGAACTTGCGAAAACTGAAGGCGAGTACGGCGGCGACCAGGACGGCGGCCATGCAGGCAAAGACGACGTAGGGGTTCTGCTCCAATTGGCCCGGGACGCGAAGGACGAGCGAGGCGTTCTCAACCAGTGCAACGAATGCCGGGAGCAGGTTGGTGGCGAAGCCGATGTCAAGTGACTGGGACCGGCCGCTGACCGGCATGAGATGGCCGAATCGGGAGACATTGAACCACAGCCACGGCGACGCCACGACAATGCTGGTGACGCCGATCAGGAAGCTCTGGACGAGCGCTCGCTTGAGAAGGCCGCGCCGCATACAGCGGTATAGATGAACAAGAATTAGTGCGGCGATCAGGAGGCAGGCGTCGTTTCGAGCGAGAAAGGCCAATCCGAGAACGGCGCCGAGCGTCAGGCATGCGGCCGCGTGCATCGAATCGGTGAGCCGGAGTAGGTAGCGGTCATAGAGGGCGATCGAGGCGATGATGAGCAGCGTGGCCAGTCCCGTCTCGAGGCCGTTCTGGGTGTGCATGACCGACGAGGGGCTGATGAACCAGACGCCGGCAACGAGGAGCGCCGCCGTCGCGGCATCGGGTCCTCGGTAGAAACATCGTGAGACGGCGAAATACAGCAGAATCGCGGCGGCTGCGGCGATGAGAATCTGAACGATTACAATCAGGAACAGTCCGGGCAG
Protein-coding sequences here:
- a CDS encoding glycosyltransferase family 39 protein; protein product: MASRTLASQPLRNAPAVRALSATRATAYRRLLIAVLIVPLLVTAWVRVAPLIEGGDRLQRQCFTEDGYLMLTIARNIALNHGFSVSEGQIATNGTQPLATLIYAACFRAVGGERLPGLFLIVIVQILIAAAAAILLYFAVSRCFYRGPDAATAALLVAGVWFISPSSVMHTQNGLETGLATLLIIASIALYDRYLLRLTDSMHAAACLTLGAVLGLAFLARNDACLLIAALILVHLYRCMRRGLLKRALVQSFLIGVTSIVVASPWLWFNVSRFGHLMPVSGRSQSLDIGFATNLLPAFVALVENASLVLRVPGQLEQNPYVVFACMAAVLVAAVLAFSFRKFLTARFSPGIAILALFVAGLFVFYALFFGMACFLGRYLFPAVTLSAVILPCLFLEWLRRPAPALSRSAIVALSFALLLTIALNARIYRNGKQHMHFQVVDWVRENVPADQWVAAVQTGTLGFYHDRTINLDGKVNPEALEYRAEGRTPEYVVKRNVSYIADWASIATWADLPGFAENYELILKDENRGPNGLAVLRRRTLGGGT